The Zonotrichia albicollis isolate bZonAlb1 chromosome 6, bZonAlb1.hap1, whole genome shotgun sequence genome window below encodes:
- the VCPKMT gene encoding protein N-lysine methyltransferase METTL21D, whose protein sequence is MAGFVRELERRAGPALRLEQRAAGGVGCVVWDAALVLAKFLETGACPLARRHVLELGAGTGAVGIMAATLGANVTVTDLEELQELLMINIENNKHLVTGSLRAKVLKWGEDVTEFQPPPDYILMADCIYYEESLEPLLKTLRELTGPDTCVLCCYEQRTVGKNPEIERKYFELLQRDFELERIPLERHDEEFRSEDIHIVSIHRKHRNSPP, encoded by the exons ATGGCGGGCTTCGTGCGGGAGCTGgagcggcgggccgggccggcgctgcGGCTGGAGCAGCGGGCGGCGGGCGGTGTGGGCTGTGTGGTGTGGGACGCTGCATTGGTGCTCGCCAAGTTTCTGGAGACCGGCGCCTGTCCCCTCGCCCGCCGCCACGTCCTGGAGCTGGGCGCGGGCACCGGCGCCGTCGGCATCATGGCAGCCACGCTGGG GGCGAACGTGACGGTCACAgacctggaggagctgcaggagctgttgaTGATCAATATTGAAAATAACAAGCACCTGGTCACAGGGTCCCTCCGAGCCAAGGTACTGAAATG ggGTGAAGATGTAACAGAATTTCAGCCTCCTCCTGATTATATACTCATGGCTGATTGCATTTACTATGAGGAG TCCTTGGAGCCCTTGCTGAAGACCCTGAGGGAGCTGACAGGCCCTGACActtgtgtgctgtgctgctaTGAACAGAGGACTGTGGGGAAGAACCCTGAAATTGAGAGGAAATACTTTGAA ctgctgcagagggacttTGAGCTGGAGAGGATTCCCCTGGAGAGGCACGACGAGGAGTTCCGCAGCGAGGACATCCACATCGTGAGCATCCACAGGAAGCACAGG AATTCCCCGCCGTGA